ATTTAAATGAATAAAACAAAATATAATTTTGGATTGATTGGAGCAGCGGGATACATTGCTCCACGCCACATGAAAGCAATAAAAGAAACCGATAATAATTTAATAGCTACACTTGATCCTTTTGACAGTGTTGGTATAATTGACAGCTATTTTCCCGAATCGGATTTTTTTATTGAGCCTGAACGATATGATCGCCATCTTGATAAATTAAGGAGAGAAGATAAACATAAGATTGATTACGTCTCAATTTGTTCTCCAAATTTCCTTCACGATTCTCATATTAGGTTAGCATTAAGAAATCAAGCTCATGCTATTTGTGAAAAGCCTGTAGTTCTGAATCCATGGAATGTTGAAGCATTAAAAGAAATTGAAAAGGAAAGTGGTAAAAATATTTATAATATTCTTCAATTGCGTTATCATTCTGCAATTACGACTTTGAAGAAAAAAGTTGAAAAAGATAATAGAAGTGAAAAATATGATATTGACTTAACCTATGTTACAGGTCGCGGAAGGTGGTATCACATGTCTTGGAAAGGTGATAAAACAAAATCAGGTGGGATAGCTACCAATATTGGAGTTCATTTTTATGATATGCTTGGATGGATATTTGGTGAACTGCAACAAAATATTGTTCATGTTTTGGAAGAAAATAGAGCCGCAGGATATTTAGAATTTGAAAAAGCACGTGTACGTTGGTTTTTAAGTCTTGAAATTGATGACATACCGAAACAAATCTGGCAAAAAGGTCAAAGAACATATCGTTCAATAAAAGTAGAAAATGAGGAAATAGAGTTTAGCGGTGGATTTACAGACCTTCACACACTTACGTATCAGGATATTTTAAATGGGAATGGCTGGAGAATGGATGATGCAAAAAAAAGTATTGAAATAGTTCATCACATAAGAAATGCTCAACCTAATAAAAGAATAGGAGAAAAACATCCATTTGTGAAATGAGAATGGACTAAGACTTAGTTTTTATCTTTGTCATTAAAAAAAACTTATTACATTTGCCACCAAAATTAAAACACTTTAAAATAAATAATAAAACTATTAAATTAAAACAATAAAAATATTGCAATGAAAAATATTTATGAAAGATTGCTAAGTAAAGAAACAAAATTGTCAATAATAGGATTGGGCTATGTTGGATTACCTATTGCAATTGAATTTGCAAAAAAAATATCAGTTGTCGGCTTTGATATTAAGGAAGATAGAATTGAAAAAATGAGAAATAAAATTGACCCAAGTAGTGAACTTCATTCAAAGGACTT
The genomic region above belongs to Bacteroidota bacterium and contains:
- a CDS encoding Gfo/Idh/MocA family oxidoreductase, which encodes MNKTKYNFGLIGAAGYIAPRHMKAIKETDNNLIATLDPFDSVGIIDSYFPESDFFIEPERYDRHLDKLRREDKHKIDYVSICSPNFLHDSHIRLALRNQAHAICEKPVVLNPWNVEALKEIEKESGKNIYNILQLRYHSAITTLKKKVEKDNRSEKYDIDLTYVTGRGRWYHMSWKGDKTKSGGIATNIGVHFYDMLGWIFGELQQNIVHVLEENRAAGYLEFEKARVRWFLSLEIDDIPKQIWQKGQRTYRSIKVENEEIEFSGGFTDLHTLTYQDILNGNGWRMDDAKKSIEIVHHIRNAQPNKRIGEKHPFVK